In a single window of the Desulfovibrio sp. X2 genome:
- a CDS encoding adenosylcobinamide-GDP ribazoletransferase: protein MGLARDLRVALAFLSRLAPARAETAEALAASLKVYPLAGLVVGAAALLPARLGLFALHPALLAVCTVALSIWVTRGLHWDGLSDVADAWGSGARGERFWEIMKDSRCGAFAVMGCVLAMLAQAAALAGLLGARALGPALFGFVLGRFLAVGLAHVGRGLKRPGLGGLVLSGAGTGPLLFAAGQTLVLGLWLCPPAVLGAAFGLAALGAAMLRRLAGRQGGLNGDFLGSAVIWGELSAWLAWCLLN from the coding sequence ATGGGACTCGCACGCGACCTGCGCGTGGCCCTGGCCTTCCTGAGCCGCCTCGCGCCCGCCCGGGCGGAGACGGCCGAGGCCCTGGCCGCAAGCCTCAAGGTCTATCCCCTGGCCGGTCTGGTGGTGGGCGCGGCGGCGCTGCTGCCCGCCCGGCTCGGCCTCTTCGCCCTGCACCCGGCGCTTCTGGCCGTGTGCACCGTGGCCCTCTCCATCTGGGTCACGCGGGGGCTGCACTGGGACGGCCTCTCGGACGTGGCCGACGCCTGGGGCTCGGGCGCGCGGGGCGAACGTTTCTGGGAGATAATGAAGGACAGCCGCTGCGGGGCCTTCGCGGTCATGGGCTGCGTGCTGGCCATGCTCGCGCAGGCCGCGGCCCTGGCCGGGCTGCTGGGCGCGCGTGCCCTGGGGCCCGCGCTCTTCGGCTTCGTGCTCGGCCGCTTCCTGGCCGTGGGGCTGGCTCACGTGGGCCGCGGGCTCAAGCGTCCCGGGCTCGGGGGGCTGGTGCTCTCGGGCGCGGGGACGGGGCCGCTGCTCTTCGCCGCGGGCCAGACCCTGGTGCTCGGGCTCTGGCTGTGCCCGCCCGCCGTGCTCGGCGCGGCCTTCGGCCTGGCGGCGCTCGGCGCGGCCATGCTGCGCCGCCTGGCCGGACGGCAGGGCGGCCTGAACGGCGACTTCCTCGGCAGCGCGGTGATCTGGGGCGAGCTCTCGGCCTGGCTCGCCTGGTGCCTGCTCAACTGA
- a CDS encoding S-adenosyl-l-methionine hydroxide adenosyltransferase family protein, translating to MARLIVLLTDFGLADPYVGQLKGALLREAPEAVLVDLSHEVKPFNIVQGSFFLAASWRHFAPGTVFLGVVDPGVGTRRRSMAAQIGERWFVGPDNGLAALVLAEAGGAARAYELASPPASVSATFHGRDVFAPAAARIARGDDPASLGASLEPKSLLRGEWTAPKAVKNGVVAHVLHVDRFGNCVLNLPAAEWGSRLAALASLAMTQPRTVPLTSCETYGRLPEGGVGLIAGSQGYLELAVNRGSAAARLGLSIGGMVRLAGEDA from the coding sequence GTGGCCCGGCTCATCGTCCTGCTCACGGATTTCGGGCTGGCCGACCCCTACGTGGGACAGCTCAAGGGGGCGCTCCTGCGCGAGGCGCCCGAGGCCGTGCTCGTGGACCTCTCCCACGAGGTGAAGCCCTTCAACATCGTGCAGGGCAGCTTCTTCCTGGCCGCGAGCTGGCGCCATTTCGCGCCCGGCACGGTCTTCCTCGGCGTGGTCGATCCCGGCGTGGGCACGCGGCGGCGCAGCATGGCCGCTCAGATCGGGGAGCGCTGGTTCGTGGGGCCGGACAACGGCCTGGCCGCCCTGGTCCTGGCCGAGGCGGGCGGAGCGGCGAGGGCCTACGAGCTGGCCTCGCCCCCGGCCAGCGTCTCGGCCACCTTCCATGGACGCGACGTCTTCGCCCCTGCCGCGGCGAGGATCGCGCGCGGCGACGACCCGGCCTCGCTCGGCGCGAGCCTGGAGCCGAAGAGCCTCCTGCGCGGCGAGTGGACCGCGCCCAAGGCCGTGAAAAACGGCGTGGTGGCGCACGTGCTGCACGTGGACCGCTTCGGCAACTGCGTGCTCAACCTGCCCGCGGCCGAGTGGGGCAGTCGGCTCGCCGCGCTCGCCTCCCTGGCCATGACCCAGCCGCGCACCGTCCCCCTGACCTCCTGCGAGACTTACGGCCGTCTGCCCGAGGGCGGGGTCGGGCTCATCGCGGGCAGCCAGGGCTACCTGGAGCTGGCCGTGAACCGCGGCTCGGCCGCCGCGCGTCTCGGGCTGTCCATCGGGGGCATGGTCCGCCTCGCAGGGGAAGACGCCTGA
- a CDS encoding YitT family protein, producing the protein MKKQVFAFTYSVWWNLLLLVFGATLWAWAFKAIVIPHKLFTGGVAGLSLLLSYWVGGLPAGTWYFLINVPIFLMAWLLVSRRFFLYSLFGMVCLSALVDLVPWTFPVHSPGLAVLAAGSIMGAGGGIALRSLGSLGGTDVFAIILAKRYDFRPGQVGFAFNLLVFGLGLALYDVDQVLYSLAMVFLSAWVMEYFLGMFNKRRMVLIISDKPEEIAQKILHEMRRGCTFLHGRGAYTGKDREVIMTVVNGIQVKRLEELVFTTDPQAFTIIDSTLNVLGEGFSARKKY; encoded by the coding sequence ATGAAAAAACAGGTCTTCGCATTCACCTATTCGGTCTGGTGGAACCTCCTCCTGCTGGTCTTCGGCGCAACCCTGTGGGCCTGGGCCTTCAAGGCCATCGTCATCCCGCACAAGCTGTTCACCGGCGGCGTGGCGGGCCTCTCCCTGCTGCTCAGCTACTGGGTCGGCGGGCTGCCCGCGGGCACCTGGTACTTCCTGATCAACGTGCCCATCTTCCTCATGGCCTGGCTCCTGGTCAGCCGCCGCTTCTTCCTCTACAGCCTCTTCGGCATGGTCTGCCTCTCCGCCCTGGTGGACCTCGTGCCCTGGACCTTTCCGGTGCACAGCCCGGGGCTCGCGGTGCTCGCGGCGGGCTCGATCATGGGCGCGGGCGGCGGCATCGCCCTGCGCTCGCTGGGCTCGCTCGGCGGCACGGACGTCTTCGCCATCATCCTGGCCAAGCGCTACGACTTCAGGCCCGGCCAGGTCGGCTTCGCCTTCAACCTCCTGGTCTTCGGCCTCGGCCTCGCCCTCTACGACGTGGACCAGGTGCTCTATTCCCTGGCCATGGTCTTCCTCTCGGCCTGGGTCATGGAATACTTCCTGGGCATGTTCAACAAGCGGCGCATGGTCCTCATCATCTCGGACAAGCCCGAGGAGATCGCCCAGAAGATCCTGCACGAGATGCGCCGCGGCTGCACCTTCCTGCACGGGCGCGGCGCCTACACCGGCAAGGACCGCGAGGTGATCATGACCGTGGTCAACGGCATCCAGGTCAAGCGCCTGGAGGAGCTGGTCTTCACCACGGACCCCCAGGCCTTCACGATCATCGACAGCACGCTGAACGTGCTGGGCGAGGGCTTTTCCGCCCGCAAGAAGTACTAG
- a CDS encoding DUF342 domain-containing protein → MSTGSPNAPHSPSEILAQAGYEIPGDMSAPVFKGMCVARPVPESGPEPGADPGGQDDLPPLPVAPQFFRIDPESGEVFSKGFGMVEFREGILSIRPQLKVCEEKTLLRATVRHKDFSGHEVTVERLAAVVTGMGVTAPVDRAALMSALARARGENAPVRDVVLAKGRRPQRGSDGRFDLYLDEDGAVAPDADDAGSVDHRARSVFCKVREGQLLGRLVPPVPGTPGVDVFGRELPVGEVHAVSVTPGEGVRVAARGAGGAEKGGGGQDFFATRGGVLSWKGETLSVLDVIDVAGDVDFSTGDVRLEKGCINVAGSIMDGFTIEIPGDVNIKGAVQADAVVRTGAGVRVGSGIFGGEKGVVEAAGSVSAQFMENARIRAGEDVVAVQDIINCDITAGGRVICVQGKGVIQGGIIRAMRGVEARETGSEYGARTVFRMGPQEPSTARKDLLATRTKLKDVLARIEAGLGTDDPTAILQRTPLDKRRQVARLLRIRIAGQARLREIECLLEEERLCLLECARSRLKVLGTAHPGTTVVVLGSTFEVHETLRSPTISFDPESGAFEVV, encoded by the coding sequence ATGAGCACCGGGTCCCCCAACGCCCCCCATTCCCCGTCGGAAATTCTCGCCCAGGCGGGCTACGAGATCCCCGGCGACATGTCCGCGCCCGTGTTCAAGGGCATGTGCGTCGCCCGGCCCGTGCCGGAGTCCGGCCCCGAACCAGGTGCCGACCCGGGCGGCCAGGACGACCTGCCGCCCCTGCCCGTCGCCCCCCAGTTCTTCCGCATCGACCCCGAGTCCGGGGAGGTCTTCTCCAAGGGCTTCGGCATGGTCGAGTTCCGCGAGGGCATCCTCTCCATCCGCCCGCAGCTCAAGGTCTGCGAGGAAAAGACCCTGCTCCGGGCCACGGTCAGGCACAAGGACTTCTCGGGCCACGAGGTGACCGTGGAGCGGCTGGCCGCCGTGGTGACCGGCATGGGCGTGACCGCTCCCGTGGACCGCGCGGCCCTGATGTCGGCCCTGGCCCGGGCGCGCGGGGAGAACGCCCCGGTGCGCGACGTGGTCCTGGCCAAGGGCCGCAGGCCCCAGCGGGGCAGCGACGGCCGCTTCGACCTTTATCTCGACGAGGACGGCGCGGTCGCGCCCGACGCGGACGACGCCGGGAGCGTCGACCACCGGGCGCGCAGCGTCTTTTGCAAGGTGCGCGAGGGCCAGCTCCTGGGCAGGCTCGTGCCGCCGGTGCCGGGCACTCCGGGCGTGGACGTCTTCGGCCGCGAGCTGCCCGTGGGCGAGGTGCACGCGGTCAGCGTGACGCCGGGCGAGGGCGTGCGCGTGGCCGCCAGAGGAGCGGGCGGAGCGGAAAAGGGAGGCGGCGGCCAGGACTTCTTCGCCACGCGCGGCGGCGTGCTCTCGTGGAAGGGCGAGACCCTCTCCGTGCTCGACGTCATCGACGTCGCGGGCGACGTGGACTTCTCCACCGGCGACGTGCGCCTGGAAAAGGGCTGCATCAACGTCGCGGGCTCGATCATGGACGGCTTCACCATCGAGATCCCCGGCGACGTGAACATCAAGGGGGCGGTGCAGGCCGACGCGGTGGTCCGCACCGGCGCGGGCGTGCGCGTGGGCAGCGGCATCTTCGGCGGAGAGAAGGGCGTGGTCGAGGCCGCGGGCTCGGTGAGCGCGCAGTTCATGGAGAACGCCCGTATCCGCGCGGGCGAGGATGTGGTGGCCGTGCAGGACATCATCAACTGCGACATCACGGCGGGCGGCAGGGTGATCTGCGTGCAGGGCAAGGGCGTGATCCAGGGCGGGATCATCCGCGCCATGCGCGGCGTGGAGGCCCGGGAGACGGGCTCGGAATACGGCGCGCGCACCGTCTTCCGCATGGGGCCGCAGGAGCCGAGCACCGCGCGCAAGGACCTGCTGGCCACGCGCACCAAGCTGAAGGACGTCCTCGCCAGGATCGAGGCGGGGCTCGGCACGGACGACCCCACGGCCATCCTGCAGCGCACGCCGCTGGACAAGCGCCGCCAGGTGGCCCGGTTGCTGCGCATCAGGATCGCGGGCCAGGCCAGGCTGCGCGAGATCGAGTGCCTCCTGGAGGAGGAGCGGCTGTGCCTGCTCGAATGCGCCCGCTCGCGGCTCAAGGTGCTGGGCACGGCGCACCCCGGGACCACCGTGGTCGTGCTCGGCAGCACCTTCGAGGTCCACGAGACGCTGCGCTCCCCGACCATCTCCTTCGATCCGGAGTCGGGCGCCTTCGAGGTCGTCTGA
- a CDS encoding YcaO-like family protein produces MRYSLKRESTAAGVGYFEALPSGIASPGQAIGYLKQHENDEFMRRYLLKMLAKMGAEEFYALCGRAVREDPPPLQALLYEACLMHPEYAQFQGMFAGLDLAALAGLSPLPVIAASLRPDRDAHHPWMRLVADNIMRGEPLPATIARGLPAPVEPAAKSTAPGVAEIFAERFGGAAPAPAALPAPGEVFADALKRLGRLGVFADVEQRHTASLSPIALMRRWSMEVRVRCGSLDYALSGTQISYGKGLSLDVARASLYMEIAERVSSFASFGAEGVLGRTREYPLQIGGAGELRAEGFDILDPAALPLDAPYAGQMLYWMEGHGSDGRPVLVPPQLVFLFCNLDEPKLFAGLDSTGLASGTSLAQAKAAALCEVLERDAEALGLHDPAACFRLAPDDPGDPAVAELLARHEAAGVHVVFQDITTEFGVPCYKAFVVTAEGETVKGTACALSGRKAALSAMLETMHPFPDGPATRPWPEGLPVRRLDELPDFATGDPQADLSLLEAALAAHGHSPVYADLTRADLEIPVAKCFVPGLELAVDFGSSRRVSPRLMARVNRLIGG; encoded by the coding sequence ATGCGCTATTCCCTGAAACGCGAATCCACCGCCGCGGGCGTCGGCTACTTCGAGGCCCTTCCCTCGGGCATCGCCTCCCCGGGCCAGGCCATCGGCTACCTCAAGCAGCACGAGAACGACGAGTTCATGCGGCGCTATCTCCTGAAGATGCTCGCCAAGATGGGCGCGGAGGAGTTCTACGCCCTGTGCGGGCGGGCCGTGCGCGAGGACCCGCCGCCGCTGCAGGCCCTGCTCTACGAGGCCTGCCTCATGCACCCGGAATACGCCCAGTTCCAGGGAATGTTCGCCGGGCTGGACCTCGCGGCCCTGGCCGGGCTCTCCCCCCTGCCGGTCATCGCCGCCTCGCTTCGGCCCGACCGGGACGCGCACCATCCGTGGATGCGCCTCGTGGCGGACAACATCATGCGGGGCGAGCCCCTGCCCGCGACCATCGCCCGGGGGCTGCCCGCGCCCGTGGAGCCCGCCGCGAAGAGCACGGCGCCCGGCGTGGCCGAGATCTTCGCGGAGCGCTTCGGCGGCGCGGCACCCGCGCCCGCGGCCCTGCCCGCCCCGGGCGAGGTCTTCGCCGACGCCCTGAAGCGCCTGGGGCGGCTCGGTGTCTTCGCGGACGTGGAGCAGCGCCACACGGCCTCGCTCTCGCCCATCGCCCTCATGCGGCGCTGGAGCATGGAGGTCCGGGTGCGCTGCGGCTCCCTGGACTACGCGCTCTCCGGCACGCAGATCAGCTACGGCAAGGGGCTCTCCCTCGATGTGGCGCGCGCCTCGCTGTACATGGAGATCGCCGAGCGCGTGAGCAGCTTCGCGAGCTTCGGAGCCGAAGGCGTGCTCGGCCGCACGCGGGAGTATCCGTTGCAGATCGGAGGGGCCGGGGAGCTGCGCGCCGAGGGCTTCGACATCCTGGACCCGGCGGCCCTCCCCCTGGACGCGCCCTACGCGGGCCAGATGCTCTACTGGATGGAGGGCCACGGAAGCGACGGCCGCCCGGTCCTCGTCCCGCCGCAGCTCGTCTTCCTCTTCTGCAACCTCGACGAGCCGAAGCTCTTCGCCGGCCTCGACTCCACTGGCCTGGCCTCGGGCACGAGCCTGGCCCAGGCCAAGGCCGCGGCCCTGTGCGAGGTGCTCGAGCGCGACGCCGAGGCGCTGGGACTGCACGATCCCGCCGCCTGCTTCCGCCTCGCCCCGGACGACCCGGGCGATCCGGCCGTGGCCGAGCTTCTGGCCCGGCACGAGGCCGCGGGCGTGCACGTCGTCTTCCAGGACATCACCACCGAGTTCGGCGTGCCCTGCTACAAGGCCTTCGTGGTCACGGCGGAGGGCGAGACGGTCAAGGGCACTGCCTGCGCGCTCTCCGGCCGCAAGGCCGCGCTCTCGGCCATGCTCGAGACCATGCACCCCTTCCCGGACGGCCCGGCCACCAGGCCCTGGCCCGAGGGGCTGCCCGTGCGCCGCCTGGACGAGCTGCCCGACTTCGCCACGGGAGACCCGCAGGCGGACCTCTCGCTCCTCGAGGCGGCGCTCGCGGCCCACGGCCATTCTCCGGTCTACGCGGACCTGACGCGCGCGGACCTCGAAATCCCGGTGGCCAAGTGCTTCGTCCCGGGGCTCGAGCTGGCCGTGGACTTCGGCTCCAGCCGCCGCGTGAGCCCGCGGCTCATGGCCCGCGTGAACAGGCTCATCGGCGGCTGA
- a CDS encoding class I SAM-dependent methyltransferase has protein sequence MVYDETAVRRYESWFRTPQGRVAFEREKALLASMLSPWPRRGQRLLEVGCGPGLFLENFWDMGFDVDGLDPSPAMLAASRRLLGRRAELRLGHAEHLPYDDKEYDFVALITSLEFCDDPAQALREAVRVACKGVVVAFLNKLSLYYLLHGMPWPSCRTGELRRVRWFTWREITRLLTEAAGRRPHASRSVLPGPPATWRESLPWTLVNRPAYPPCIGAFGAVRFDLTGERGMTPLMAFRTEPSASGGV, from the coding sequence ATGGTGTACGACGAGACGGCGGTGCGCCGCTACGAATCCTGGTTCAGGACGCCCCAGGGCAGGGTGGCCTTCGAGCGCGAGAAGGCGCTCCTGGCCTCCATGCTCTCGCCCTGGCCGCGCCGGGGCCAGCGCCTGCTCGAGGTCGGATGCGGCCCCGGCCTCTTCCTCGAGAACTTCTGGGACATGGGCTTCGACGTGGACGGCCTGGATCCCTCCCCGGCCATGCTGGCCGCGTCGCGCAGACTCCTGGGCAGGCGGGCCGAGCTGCGCCTGGGGCATGCCGAGCACCTGCCCTACGACGACAAGGAATACGACTTCGTGGCCCTCATCACGAGCCTGGAGTTCTGCGACGACCCGGCCCAGGCCCTGCGCGAGGCCGTGCGCGTGGCCTGCAAGGGCGTCGTGGTCGCCTTCCTGAACAAGCTCTCCCTCTACTATCTGCTCCACGGCATGCCCTGGCCCTCCTGCCGCACGGGCGAGCTGCGACGGGTCCGCTGGTTCACCTGGCGCGAGATCACACGGCTGCTGACCGAGGCCGCGGGCCGCCGTCCGCACGCCTCGCGCTCGGTCCTTCCCGGCCCTCCGGCCACCTGGCGCGAGAGCCTGCCCTGGACGCTCGTCAACCGCCCGGCCTATCCGCCCTGCATCGGCGCCTTCGGCGCCGTCCGCTTCGACCTGACGGGCGAGCGCGGCATGACCCCGCTCATGGCCTTCCGCACCGAGCCCTCGGCCAGCGGCGGCGTCTAG
- a CDS encoding FAD-binding protein, translating into MDKTDGIDFCQNVDVLVLGAGLAGLRAAWAAAEEDPAARVVVASASPAPSGSSFANQNDRLGMQVCFTQHDRDDFAAEALAMGRPGRVEPELVRALAEDSLPRYQDLRALGLSFVLDASGEPVRHSGCFSPSSRRAVVFTSLGTAYHVFRRKAEALGVRFLDGLLARGLVTDPGDGGRVRGALLADQAGRMHPVAAQATVMALGGPAPLFERSQAGPRTPGWSYALLARAGARLINANFLQYMWAELPTRIFWDLAGAARNGLRLRAPHGGVVDLPAGLGELALARGAHCPFGHGLPDAALDAFVLAQADGDGSVEALTRNGSAVRVAPAAHAGNGGAIVDAHGRTTVPGLYACGECASGMHGANRIGGAMVTATQVFGARAGRHAAGHLKRLSETSDRSFTELAVSSCPASGQEDPEERGQVFEYLARTLQKNLAMQKSPCAGEVADDLAKRCAAASDWQARLALETGLTLLNGSPKHFSLNE; encoded by the coding sequence ATGGACAAGACCGACGGCATCGATTTTTGCCAAAATGTTGACGTCCTCGTGCTCGGTGCGGGGCTGGCGGGGCTTCGCGCCGCCTGGGCCGCGGCCGAGGAGGATCCCGCCGCCCGCGTCGTCGTGGCCTCGGCCTCCCCCGCGCCTTCCGGCTCCTCCTTCGCCAACCAAAACGACCGCCTCGGCATGCAGGTCTGCTTCACGCAGCACGACCGCGACGACTTCGCGGCCGAGGCCCTGGCCATGGGCCGCCCGGGCCGGGTGGAGCCGGAACTGGTGCGCGCCCTGGCCGAGGACTCCCTTCCCCGCTACCAGGACCTGCGCGCCCTCGGCCTGTCCTTCGTGCTCGACGCGTCGGGCGAACCCGTGCGCCACTCGGGCTGCTTCAGCCCCTCCTCGCGCCGCGCCGTGGTCTTCACCTCCCTGGGCACGGCCTACCACGTCTTCCGGCGCAAGGCCGAGGCGCTGGGGGTGCGCTTCCTGGACGGCCTGCTCGCGCGAGGTCTGGTCACCGACCCCGGAGACGGCGGCCGCGTGCGCGGCGCGCTGCTCGCGGACCAGGCGGGGCGCATGCATCCCGTCGCCGCCCAGGCCACGGTCATGGCGCTCGGCGGGCCCGCGCCGCTGTTCGAGCGCAGCCAGGCCGGGCCGCGCACCCCGGGCTGGTCCTACGCCCTCCTCGCCCGCGCGGGCGCACGGCTGATCAACGCGAATTTCCTGCAGTACATGTGGGCCGAGCTGCCCACGCGCATCTTCTGGGACCTGGCGGGAGCGGCGCGAAACGGCCTGCGCCTGCGCGCGCCGCACGGCGGGGTGGTGGACCTGCCCGCAGGGCTCGGCGAGCTCGCCCTGGCCCGCGGTGCCCACTGCCCCTTCGGCCACGGCCTGCCGGACGCCGCGCTGGACGCCTTCGTCCTGGCCCAGGCGGACGGGGACGGCAGCGTCGAAGCGCTGACGCGAAACGGCTCGGCCGTGCGCGTGGCCCCCGCGGCCCACGCGGGCAACGGCGGCGCGATCGTGGACGCGCACGGCCGCACGACCGTTCCCGGCCTCTATGCCTGCGGCGAGTGCGCCTCGGGCATGCACGGCGCCAACCGCATCGGCGGGGCCATGGTCACGGCCACCCAGGTCTTCGGAGCCCGCGCCGGGCGCCACGCCGCGGGCCATCTAAAGAGATTGTCCGAAACGTCCGATAGATCATTTACCGAGTTAGCGGTTTCCTCCTGCCCGGCCTCCGGCCAGGAGGACCCCGAGGAGCGCGGACAGGTCTTTGAATATTTGGCACGGACCCTGCAAAAGAATCTCGCAATGCAGAAATCGCCGTGTGCAGGCGAGGTTGCGGACGACCTCGCGAAGCGGTGCGCGGCAGCGAGCGACTGGCAGGCCAGGCTTGCCCTGGAAACTGGATTGACGCTATTGAACGGGTCTCCGAAGCACTTTTCACTCAATGAATGA
- a CDS encoding winged helix-turn-helix transcriptional regulator — translation MIAIRKRFFKPGKESRALSILEGVHACSRVSQSELGHKAGLSGAMVNKYVRELQDAGVLTLTPVNGKAYAYGLTPDGEQTRRNLLGQFCAEIVQIYSALKESVRAKIEPLREEGLLSLALFGASETCEVVLAALEGTPFRVVAIADNDPAKHGQSFRGHVVVPPQLLEKIPCQAVIITSFGRQDEIYEQLTALAVTKNLQIVRL, via the coding sequence GTGATCGCCATCCGGAAACGCTTCTTCAAGCCGGGAAAAGAGTCCCGGGCCCTCTCCATCCTCGAGGGTGTGCATGCCTGCAGCCGCGTCAGCCAGAGCGAGCTCGGCCACAAGGCCGGACTCAGCGGGGCCATGGTCAACAAGTACGTCAGGGAACTGCAGGATGCGGGCGTGCTGACCCTGACCCCGGTCAACGGCAAGGCCTACGCCTACGGCCTGACGCCGGACGGCGAACAGACGCGCCGCAATCTGCTCGGACAGTTCTGCGCCGAGATCGTGCAGATCTACTCCGCGCTCAAGGAAAGCGTGCGGGCCAAGATAGAGCCGCTGCGCGAGGAGGGGCTCCTCTCCCTGGCCCTGTTCGGCGCCTCGGAGACCTGCGAGGTCGTCCTCGCCGCCCTGGAGGGCACCCCCTTCCGCGTGGTCGCCATCGCGGACAACGACCCGGCCAAGCACGGCCAGTCGTTCCGCGGACACGTCGTGGTTCCGCCCCAGCTCCTGGAGAAGATTCCGTGCCAGGCCGTGATCATCACCTCCTTCGGCCGGCAGGACGAAATATACGAGCAGCTCACGGCCCTGGCCGTCACGAAGAACCTTCAAATAGTCAGGTTGTAG
- a CDS encoding N-acetylneuraminate synthase family protein: MKNRIVSEVALSSGAIIGHGRPCFVVAEVGNNHQGKLEIAKEMVYAAAECGADAVKFQKRHTPSLLTQEGMAAPYTGPNSFGPTYGAHRDALELDIEEMAQIKDLSERLGLVFFASAWDMVSLRQMFGLGVELIKVASADLTCLPLLREIGRSGVPVIASTGMSNWDEIETAVAELRAFHDDIILLHCNSSYPCPEDEIALPVMHELKRRFGLPVGYSGHEEGLAPSLAAAAQGACLVERHFTLNKMLPGTDHKASLEPSQLKSLVGMIRDVERAMRETEKKVFPKEESSAKKLRKSIVAARLIPAGKIITAEDLTVKSPGTGISPLEWDAVIGQKAVREIKEDRLLDWDMVGHLHCVEKALKTA; encoded by the coding sequence ATGAAGAACCGCATCGTCAGCGAAGTCGCCCTCTCTTCCGGCGCCATCATCGGACACGGCCGCCCCTGCTTCGTCGTCGCCGAGGTCGGCAACAACCACCAGGGCAAGCTCGAGATCGCCAAGGAAATGGTCTACGCCGCGGCCGAATGCGGCGCGGACGCTGTCAAGTTCCAAAAGCGCCACACCCCCTCCCTGCTCACGCAAGAAGGCATGGCCGCCCCCTATACCGGTCCCAACAGCTTCGGCCCGACCTACGGCGCGCACCGCGACGCGCTCGAGCTCGACATCGAGGAGATGGCCCAGATCAAGGACCTCTCCGAGCGCCTCGGCCTCGTCTTCTTCGCCTCGGCCTGGGACATGGTCTCCCTTCGCCAGATGTTCGGCCTGGGCGTCGAGCTCATCAAGGTCGCCTCGGCCGACCTGACCTGCCTGCCCCTGCTGCGCGAGATCGGCCGCTCCGGCGTGCCGGTCATCGCCTCCACGGGCATGAGCAACTGGGACGAGATCGAGACCGCCGTGGCCGAGCTGCGCGCCTTCCACGACGACATCATCCTGCTGCACTGCAACAGCTCCTACCCCTGCCCCGAGGACGAGATCGCCCTGCCCGTGATGCACGAGCTGAAGCGCCGCTTCGGCCTGCCCGTGGGCTACTCCGGCCACGAGGAGGGGCTGGCCCCGTCGCTGGCCGCCGCGGCCCAGGGCGCCTGCCTGGTGGAGCGCCACTTCACCCTGAACAAGATGCTGCCCGGCACGGACCACAAGGCCTCGCTCGAGCCCTCGCAGCTGAAGAGCCTGGTGGGCATGATCCGCGACGTGGAGCGCGCCATGCGCGAGACCGAGAAGAAGGTCTTCCCCAAGGAGGAGTCCTCGGCCAAGAAGCTGCGCAAGAGCATCGTGGCCGCGCGCCTCATCCCGGCGGGCAAGATCATCACCGCCGAGGACCTGACCGTGAAGAGCCCGGGCACCGGCATCTCGCCGCTCGAGTGGGACGCGGTCATCGGCCAGAAGGCCGTGCGCGAGATCAAGGAGGACCGCCTCCTGGACTGGGACATGGTCGGCCACCTGCACTGCGTGGAAAAGGCCCTGAAGACCGCCTAG